A window of Halichoerus grypus chromosome 15, mHalGry1.hap1.1, whole genome shotgun sequence genomic DNA:
GCACCAGTAGCACCAAGCCCATAGTTTCTACTCTGAGTTGGGGAATTGGGAGGATGGGCATAGGATAGGCATATGTGAGAATGGACTATAGGTCTTTGGGAAAGTGGCTATTTGTGGTTTCATTTCTCCCAATCATGACAGGTCGGTGTGACCTTTAAGGATGAGGCTGTGTACTGCTTTTCCTGGGAAGAATGGGGTCTCcttgctgaggctcagagacatctGTACCAtgatgtgatgctggagaacttgGCACTTGTGGTCTCACTGGGTAAGGCCCTCAAATGTACCCCTGTACCATGAGCTAGTCTCTGCTCTTCTCCTTTATCCATTGGCATGTCAGCCCTTTTCACATCAGGACCCTGGGCACTGCTTCCTTCCCGGTTCCCTGAATAGGTGCTACGGTTGGTAGGGCTGGGGTGTGAACACTGCCCTCTCCTTCCTTGAGTAGGCCCGACACCTGTTACTCCTAGCCTGGAAGGTATGGATCCGGAATCAGAAGACTTGCAGTCATGGATTCCATCTTGCTTGCCTTCTCCATCACCAGGTGAATTTTCTAGGTCCAAGCTATCCTAGGTTCTACTTCGTTCCTCTAGCTAAcatttcttcattcttccttGTGCCAGAAATTGCCATCTCTGACTTGGTTCATTATTTATGTTGACCATGGGCTATTCTTCAGGTTCTTTCTGTAATATTTAGTTTCCCTTTTTGTGGTCTGTCATGTGCTGAGTTAATTTTGTTCAGTGAGAGCTGCTTATCTGTCCTGTCTTTACCTTAGTATTTGAATCATCTAGGTTCTGTGTAGTTGCTCATTAAGGAGGTGTGGAGAGGTTCTCGGGATGGAAAGGAATCCAAGTGAAGCAAGACAAATTCAAACATAGCCTGGTCCTAAGAAGCATCACCTGGGGGAGGGCATGACACCAGGGCTATGTACAAATCATACCAGAGACCTATTTGCTTGTCTTTTGGTGCCAATCACAGTGGCACTCACACCTCATTTTTGCCTGTCTTTACCCATTCTTCACACTTATCCACCTTGTCAACTCTACTACTTGTCTCTTTACTCTTTTAGCTCAAGGATAATCCTTACCTCTCTGGACTCCACATCTCAGTGCTTTTTCATACTGGTCCATCTGCAGTGTTGTAGACATTGGCGTATACATTTGTGTCATGAGgtaggcacatttttttttttttaggtaggcacATTCTTAATCTCTGAACAACAGCAACTCTGTTGCAGTTGGATTTTCAAGGACGTGGACATAACACTCAACATAGCACTCATGTGTCACCAATTGCTGCTGAAAGTTGTTTGCAGAGGAATGAGGTGTAGATCCTGCCTGTTCTCTTTGTGTCACATCTCATGATTTTGCCCTTCATCTTGTGAGATCTCCTCCATTCTGTCATCTTCAGTTGGCCAATACTGCTAAGCAGCCTCATCCTCAACATGAACCCAACCGCCCTGTCCTACAGACAATCCCATGGACTCATTCTTGGGTTTGTCAGACATACATTTGTAATAGTGCTGTCTCCCTACACAAAGTCAACGTGTACTTCACCAGTATTTCTCTGCTTATAGGTTGTTAGCATGGAGCAGAGGATGAAGAAGCACTTTCTGAGCAGCATATTTCAGTTCAAGGGGGATCACAGATCAGGACTGTCAGTGCAGGTCTATCTTCCCAGAAGGCCAATCCCTGTGAGGTGCGTGGCTTGATCTTGAGTGACGTTTTTCATCTGGGCATACCAGGGGACACATCACAGGCAGAAATTATGCATGTATGGGACATGTGAGAAACTATTTTATTTCAGAGCAAACGTTTATCAGCACCAAAAGCAGGGCACTGGAGAGAAACTATTGAGAAGCAATGTAAGGAGAGCCTTATTTGTGAACAACTGCAAATTCTGTGTGTCCGGGAAGCCCTTTACCCTCGGGGAGGTTGGGAAGGACTTCCTGGACAACTCAGGATTTCATCATCAACAGGCCACACACATCAGGGAGAAGTCAAATAGTGGAACCAAGTGTGGGTATGCTTTTCCAAGGGGAAATACTCATTACAACAGGGGAGACTGCACAGAAACCTTCAGCTGCAAATATCCATTTGTTCAGTGCCAGACAATCTGCCCTGGAGAAGGATGTTATATGtacagtgaatgtgggaaatcctttaGCCAAAATTCCCACCTCATTAGACATCAGcgagttcacactggagaaaggccttatgagtgcagTGAGTGTGGGAAATCTTTTAGCCAAAACTCTAATCTCAttcaacatcagagaattcacactgaAGTAAGGCCTTATGAGGGCAGTCAATGTAGGAAATCTTTTTGCCAAAGCTCTGCACTCCTTCAACATAGGAGAGTTCACACTGCAGAAAGGCTTTATGAATGTAGTGAATGTGGGAGATCCTTTAGATATAAGTCCAACCTCATTACACATCAGAGAGTTCACACCAGAAAAAGGCTTTATGAATGCAGTCAATGTGGGAAATCCTTTAAGAAAAGCTCTGCACTCCTTCAACATTGGAGAGTTCACACTGGGCAAAGGCCTTATGAACGCAGCGAATGTGGGAAATCATTTCGCCAAAATGTGGTGCTCCGTCAACATCAGAGggttcacactggagaaaaacctTATCAGTGCAATGAATGTGAGAAATCATTTAGACATATATCCAGCCTCATTACACATCAGaaagttcacactggagaaaggccttatgaatgcagtgaatgtgggaaatcatTTCGTCACAATTTGTGCTCCTTCAACATCAGAGgattcacactggagaaaggccttatcAGTGCAGTGAATGTGAGAAATCATTTAGATATATGTCTAATCTCATTACACAGcagagagttcacactggagaaaagccTTATGAGTGTGGGTAATGTGGGAAATCCTTTAGCCAAAGCTCTCCCCTCACCACACATCAGAAAATTCACACTGGAAAATGATCTTATAATTTGAGGAATATGTGCAATCCTAGAACTACAGCTTCAGGCTCTTAAAATACCAAAATGCTTACTCTGAAGGAAAGAGTGCACTGTATGCCGAAATCCCCTACTAAAAACACCAGCCTCATGAAACAGTTCACACGGCATCAAGGTCTTATGAATACAATGAATGTGAGAAAGCCAGAGGCCAAAAGCCTTCACTCTTTGGATACCACAAATTTAACATGGgtaaaaatatctttcatgtGCAGGGATGTACAATTTACTTGTTCCATATATCAAAATTTGGGGCGATCCCTAATGAGAGTGCTGTCTGAATTGAACCTCAtccaaacatacacaaaaattccAAGTATTTTGGAGCTGCACTGCAACTTTTTAACCTGCCCATGGCCCTTCCAGATTCATGCCCTGGCAGTTTCTGCGGAAGAAGCCATTTCACCTCCACTACCTGGCAGGTGCCTGTGGTATACATCATTCATCCAGCCCAGTGAGTTCAGGGAAGGGCACCTTGGTGTTTTCCATTCACAGCAGAGATTACTGAGAAGTCCTAGTGAgtactcctttattttttctctttgatgtgCTGTGCCTTGTACCTGTCCCATTTTTTGGCCCAGTGGGCTATGCTCTTGACTTGACAACATGGACTTTTTCCAGGGGTATTGGTTTCAAGTGATTCCCGTGATGGAATTTCCCAGCCATCAAGTCACCAATCCAGGAGAAACTTGCCTTCCTATGCTCTGGTTTGTATGATGATAGAGGCCTTAGTTGTTATGCCACCTTTAATCTAGGGGTTCTGTTCACTATATGTAATGATCTAAAAACAGTTGAGTTTTACAAACAAAGGGATGGTCCTTTTGTTGGGATACCAAGCTTTGTGTGCCTCAGAGGTGACAGTATGATGGCAGAGAGCAGTTCTCCAGTTTTGCCCTTGTTTGCATTGCTGCCCAAGGCCTCCAGTGAAAGACTGCAGGCATTCTGGTCCTAATTTGtagtttggtgggtttttttttttctaatttatagttTAAATGCTATAATATTTTCTGGGTTCCAAGGTCAACCTAAGAAGGGAGGAGTTCTCATGACATTTTGGTGCTTCTGAGAGCACCATGAAATTCTTACTCACAGGGGATGTTGCCTTGTGGTCAGCACCGGTGAGGAAAACCTCCCAGGTCCTGCAGTAGGGCTATGGGCCCTGATGTCCAAAATTCTGTAGGGTAGCGTCACTGGTTGTAAGACTGTAGGGGAAATTATAATTGCCACAGAAACACTAGATTAGGgtcacctagctggctcagtcacaAAAGCatgtgactttgtttttttttaagattttacttatttatttgacacagagagagagatagcaagagagagagaaagagagaaagagcacaagcagggggagcggcaggcagagggagaagcaggcttcctgcatgagcagggagcccggtgcggggctcgatcccaggactctggaatcacgatctgagctgaaggcagcggtttaaccaactgagacacccaggcgccccgagcatgtgacttttaatctcagggtcTGGAGTTTGaaccccaccttgggtgtagagattactaaagaaacaacaacaacaaaacgctAGATtaacagcagcaggaggagacTAACAAAGTGCTTAGAATGTGCCTCTTTTAAACGACTATCCACAATGTTCCAATAACTGTGGCTGTCAAGTATTACAAAAATTCTTAGACCTGAACTATAATCATACAGCATTAGGCACGAGGTAAAATAACCTAAAAGTTTTGTGGATTCTTGTAGCCTCTCTTGGCTGTCCTCAAGGCCATTTCtgtgcagagaaaaaaataaggacataGAGAAGGGATATCTCCTTCAAATTATGGGAACTTTATGACCCAGCCAGTATTCCTGTTGAATGGAATGGTGGAAAGTCTTCattattcacttaattttttaaaaagattttatttatttgagagcgagagagcacaagcaggagaagcagcaggcagagggagaagcaggctcctcactgagcaagaagcctgatgtgggactcaatcccaggaccccgagatcatgacccgagccgaaggcaagacacccaactgactgagccacccaggcgcccctattcactTAATTTTTGACCACTGAGGCAAGGAGCCCTTCCTAGAGCATAAGTCAATGTAGGGGATTTCCTAAAAACAGGAAATTCAAAtcttttactttaaattatattttaaaaaatttaataaggggggcgcctgggtggctcagtcgttaggcatctgccttcggctcaggtcatgatcccagggtcctaggatcaagcccctcatcgggctccctgttccccgggaagcctgcttcttcctctcccactccccctgcttgtgttccctctctcactgtgtccctgtcaaataaataaaatcttaagaaaaaaatttaataaggtATAAAtgataaagtatatatttaacatacaacTTGATAAGTTTTAACAGTTATATAAATGCTTGAAACCATCatcatggttttgttttgctttttgagaaAGATAAAGCATGAACagatgagggagagagggagagagagaatcttttttttttttttaaagattttatttatttatttgacagagaaaaagagaaagagttcacaagcagggggagagacagaggaagagggagaagcagacttcccgccgagcagggagccccatgtggggtttgatcccaggaccctgggatcatgacctgagccgaaggcagccgcctaaccgactgagccatccaggcgccccgggagagagagaatcttaagcaggcttcacagtcagcgtggagcccaatgcagggctcaatctcaggaccctgagatcacgacctgagccaaaatccggagtcagacatttaactgactgagccaggtgcccccatcatcATGTTTATAATGAACTTATCCATCACCACCATGTTTACCtcacattctttattttattttattttatttttaagattttatttatttatttgagagagagagaatgagagagaacacatgagaggggggagggtcagagggagaagcagactccctgccgagcagggagcccgatgcgggactcgatccagggactccaggatcatgacctgagccgaaggcagtcgcttaaccaactgagccacccaggcgccctacctcacATTCTTTAATGGTGTCACTGTGCCCTGTAGCCAAATATTGATTTACCTTTTATTATAATACATTAGTTTGCATTGTCTGAAACTTCATATACTTAAGGTcattaaatgtttactttttcccTTTGGGTGCCTTCAGTGacatatttttttgagattcaacAATGATGCTTGTATGAATAGTTCAATCTTTTTATATTGCTGAGTATTGATGTTCTGTAGATATACCActtatttgtttactcattcatctgtatgaattgtttccagtttttgactgtTGCAAGTAAAACTGCTATAGAGGTTTAAATCATATGgatatgtttcatttttcttcttttaattgtttAGAGTGAAATGTCTGAGTTACAGGGTTAATGGATATATAACTTTTTAACAAATTTCATACTACGATCTAAAatggttgttttcttttgtattcctAACAGCAGTGTTGGGGAACCTCCAATTCTGCCATATGCTTGGCAGTAGTGGGTATGGTTAATCTTTTTAAACCTTTAATCCTTCTAACAATTGTATAgcagtatctcactgtggttttatttatttatttatttatttttttaaagattttatttatttatttgacagagagagacacagcgagagaaggaacacaagcagggggagtgggagagggagaagcaggcttcccgcggaacagggagcccgatgcagggctcgatcccaggacgctgggatcatgacctgagccgaaggcagacgcttaacgactgagccacccaggcgcccctcactgtggttttaaattgcattttttttttacaaagattttatttgagagagagcacgacctgggggagagggagaagcaggctccctgctgagcagggaacccgacatggggctcaatcccaggaccctgggattatggcctgggctgaaggcagatgcttaatggactgagccacataggtgccccTTAAATTGCATGTCTCAGATATTTtttgatgttgagcattttttcatttgtttctttgccaACTGTATATCTCTTTTGGTAAAAATGTCTTCATACTTTTGCCAAGTTTTTAAGATGCATTTGCCTTTACAAATAAGATAATGAAACAACAAAGACTTATTCAGAACTTCATTCTTTAGTGATGTGGCTTTTTTGCAGTAAGGAATCATTCTTTTTGAATACCAGAAGACTCTTCCCTCTATCTTCTTGTGCTATACACGATGCAGAGGCCACATACATCATATACTTTAATCTGCATTAACATATTCTCCATCACTTAAGTCTAGATAtccaacaataaaataaatcaagccatgatttgtagtgtttgcaaTTTCCCCAATATGAATATTCCCAGCATGGCCGACTTAAAACTGCCAGTGTGATATCATTGAACATGGAGTTCAGAGTTGCCAGGAGTAgaccaatatattttatttccaccgTAGCAATCCAGTAGCCACAAATAACCTcaagaacatagaaaaaaatgtagcagATGACTAGGAAGGTAGACGTTTTTGTATCTCTTTAAGCACTTTCATTTTGGTACAACTGCATGAAAAAGCTGAACATACCTCAAATGTACATCTTAATACTTTGCTACAGGCTCATACCTGAAACCAAAAGTTTCCTATTATCCCTCCTTTTTCCCCTGTTACCCTTTTTAGCTTCTTCTCAACATATAAAATTACTGATACAATAACATATCTTTTGTTATGGCTGTTTTTCAGTCtatacaaaaatggaaaagactgAAGCCAGATGTACCCTTCTCCAGTCTTCCACCATTAGCACTTCATGGCCCGTCTTGTTTCATGTACACTAGTGGGTgtacttctaattttttaaaagaaagctctatgcccaacatgggtcttgaacttacgaccccaagattatgagtcacatgctttaccagcTGAGCCTGCCGGGTGCCCCAATGGGTGTACTTTAATACTCTTAATCTCAGACATACTTTTTAATACATAATCTCTTCagactgcatttttaaaatttgagggcTCCTTCATAACCCAAATAACtatcacacaaaataaaaacactttaaagtATGCCAAATACATTACCAATCAGTATTCTCAAAATGTGCTTAAGGCAGATTTACTGCAATCAGGAGCAAAATGTATCCTGACAACgttctgtatgtgtctgttagcccCTATCTATGTCCGACTCACCTTTACTCTTATTATTCATTGAATTTGCTGAGACATTTG
This region includes:
- the LOC144380304 gene encoding LOW QUALITY PROTEIN: uncharacterized protein LOC144380304 (The sequence of the model RefSeq protein was modified relative to this genomic sequence to represent the inferred CDS: inserted 1 base in 1 codon; substituted 1 base at 1 genomic stop codon), with protein sequence MSVSTLCRGIPITGNQYKQVWRVLPGTGSKISKCLQVGVTFKDEAVYCFSWEEWGLLAEAQRHLYHDVMLENLALVVSLGKALKCTPVVSMEQRMKKHFLSSIFQFKGDHRSGLSVQVYLPRRPIPVRANVYQHQKQGTGEKLLRSNVRRALFVNNCKFCVSGKPFTLGEVGKDFLDNSGFHHQQATHIREKSNSGTKCGYAFPRGNTHYNRGDCTETFSCKYPFVQCQTICPGEGCYMYSECGKSFSQNSHLIRHQRVHTGERPYECSECGKSFSQNSNLIQHQRIHTEVRPYEGSQCRKSFCQSSALLQHRRVHTAERLYECSECGRSFRYKSNLITHQRVHTRKRLYECSQCGKSFKKSSALLQHWRVHTGQRPYERSECGKSFRQNVVLRQHQRVHTGEKPYQCNECEKSFRHISSLITHQKVHTGERPYECSECGKSFRHNXVLLQHQRIHTGERPYQCSECEKSFRYMSNLITQQRVHTGEKPYECGXCGKSFSQSSPLTTHQKIHTGK